One stretch of Manis pentadactyla isolate mManPen7 chromosome 10, mManPen7.hap1, whole genome shotgun sequence DNA includes these proteins:
- the LOC130679293 gene encoding olfactory receptor 6C2-like produces the protein MKSVMRNHSAVTMFFILGLTRDPQLEILVFTFLFITYTFCVLGNLTIISLIFIDSHLKTAMYFLLQNFSFLEISLTMACVPAYLYIISSGNKVVTIKACFIQVFFVILFGATEFFLLAVMSYDRCVAICKPLHYVTIMNSRVCRNLILCCWTSGLLIIIPPLGLSLNLEFCDSVIDHFVCDASPILKNSCTDTWFIEQLAILCAVLTLIVTLMCVVLSYMYIIRTVLRLPSSQQRKKVFSTCSSHMIVVSISYGSCIFMYINPSAKNVISINKAVFLLIVSVAPLLNPFIYTQRNKQVKQSFHDILKRLVFLSKKYYIFILEITLK, from the coding sequence ATGAAGTCAGTGATGAGAAACCATTCAGCAGTAACAATGTTCTTCATCCTGGGACTGACAAGAGACCCACAGCTAGAGATTTtggtttttacctttttatttatcACATATACGTTTTGTGTACTTGGAAATCTGACCATAATTTCTCTCATCTTCATCGATTCTCACTTAAAAACAGCAatgtattttttacttcaaaatttttctttcttagaaatcTCACTCACAATGGCTTGTGTCCCTGCATACCTGTACATCATATCAAGTGGGAACAAAGTCGTTACcatcaaagcctgtttcattcaAGTATTTTTTGTCATCCTCTTTGGAGCTACAGAATTTTTCCTGTTGgctgtgatgtcctatgaccgctgtgtggccatctgcaaacccctgcattacgtGACCATCATGAACAGCAGAGTCTGCAGGAACCTCATCCTCTGTTGTTGGACATCTGGCTTACTGATCATCATTCCACCCCTTGGTTTGAGCCTTAATCTTGAATTCTGTGACTCTGTTATTGACCATTTTGTCTGTGACGCTTCTCCAATACTGAAGAATTCATGTACAGATACGTGGTTCATAGAGCAGCTGGCCATACTCTGTGCTGTGTTGACTCTCATTGTGACACTTATGTGTGTAgttctgtcctacatgtacatcattaGGACGGTTCTAAGATTACCCTCTTCCCAGCAGAGGAAAAAAGtcttttccacctgttcttcccacatgattgtggtttccatcagctatggcagctgcatttttatgtatatcaACCCTTCAGCTAAGAATGTCATATCCATTAATAAGGCTGTTTTTCTGCTTATTGTGTCTGTTGCCCCTTtgctgaaccccttcatttatacccagagaaataaacaagtaaagcagtctttccatgacATCCTCAAAAGACTTGTATTCCTTTCAAAGAaatattacattttcatattggaaattacattaaaataa